The nucleotide sequence AGCTGCCCGCAAGCCTCGAAAGTGGTGGACTGAGCAAACTCGAAAAAATGGCCTGTTTCATTGCCCGAAACCATGAGCGACCGATTAAGATCGAGCATATCTGTGCCGAAGTGAAACTGCACCCCAACTATGCCATGAATCTGTTCAAAAAGGGCTTTGGCACCACGCTCAACGATTACCTCACCTATCACCGCATTTCCAGTGCGCAGCGCCTGTTGGCGACCTCGCGTGAGAAGATCATCGATGTGGCGTTTCAGTCCGGCTTTGGTTCGCTCAGCCAGTTCAACACCGTGTTCAGATCGCGCTGCGGATGCACCCCCCGCGAGTACCGGAAGGCCAATCGCATCGCCACCCTGGGCTGATCCGGAGATTGCCTCCCCGGAATCTTTGCCGACTGCCCGGGATACAAACCCTACGCATCAATTCTGTGTTTCATTGCAATTAAACGTATAATTCATTCTGATGTTGAAGAACTGATAACCGAGTTTTGCCAACCCCATGCACTTCGACCCATGATTTCCCATTCGTTTCAATCGACCCGTTCATGGTTCCGTTTGCCGGGACTGACCGTGATTGCCCTATTCTTTCTGTTCCTGTCGAAGATCCATGCTGATCCGACCGGGATCCTGTCGGTGTCGCTGCGAGTCGACCCTGCGGCTGGGTCGGACGCATTTCCCTTGGTTGCGCAGGGAGAGACGGCAACGGTTTGGTATGATGCAAACGACTACAAGGGGGTGATCCGCGCCATCGGTGATTTGCAATCCGATATCGAACGCGTGACCGGGCTGAAACCGGAGGTCAGCGATCAACTGCCTGTGACCCGACATCCCGTGATCATTGGAACAGTTGGAATGAACGCAACGATTGATGCGCTCATCGCATCTGGCCGACTCGATGGAGACGCCCTGATCGGCAAGTGGGAGAGTTTTGTCATCTCTACGGTGAACCAACCGGAGGCCGGTATGGATCAGGCATTGGTCATTGCAGGCAGTGATAAACGAGGCACGATTTACGGCATCTATGAACTCTCCCGTCAGATTGGAGTTTCTCCCTGGTATTTTTGGGCAGATGTTCCCATTCAGCAGCGTGACGAGCTGCACCTGCGTTCTGGCACCTTTGCCTCGGGTGAACCCAAGGTGAAGTACCGCGGAATTTTCATCAATGACGAGGCCCCCGCCTTGCGAAGGTGGGTTGAACAGAACTTTGGAGCGTTTAATCAGGAGTTCTACGCGCATGTGTTTGAGCTGATCCTTCGCTGCAGAGGAAATTACCTTTGGCCAGCGATGTGGCTGCCTGTTGCATTTAATGATGATGATCCCGGCAACCCACAGCTCGCCGACGAATACGGTATCGTCATGTCCACCAGCCACCACGAACCCATGATGCGCGCCCATCACGAGTGGGAGCGTTACGGTAGCGGTCCATGGAACTACGAAGAAAACAAGGAAAAACTACAGGAGTTCTGGCGCGGTGGTATCGAACGCATGGGGAACTTCGAAAGTGTCGTCACCATGGGTATGCGCGGAGACGGTGACGAGGCCATGTCGGAGGATACAGCAGTTCCGCTGCTCAAACAAATCATCGCCGATCAGCGCACAATTCTCAGCGAGGTGCTTGGCAAACCCGCCGCCGAGATTCCCCAAGTGTGGGCACTCTACAAAGAGGTGCAGGACTACTACGACAAGGGCATGCGGGTGGACGATGACATCCTGATCCTTTTCAGTGACGACAATTGGGGCAACATCCGCTTCCTGCCCCGCCCGGATGATGAAGTACACCCCGGGGGGTATGGCATGTACTACCACGTGGACTACGTGGGTGCACCCACGTCCTACCGTTGGCTGAATGTGACACAGAACGAACGCTTGTGGGAGCAAATGATGCTGACCTGGGAGGCTGGTGTTCGCGATCTGTGGATAGTGAATGTGGGCGACATCAAACCCATGGAGCTGCCAATGAGCTTCTTCCTTGACCTAGCATGGGATCCGGAGGCAATCACCGTTGATGACTTGCCCGCTTACTACGTTCACTGGGCCGCGCAGCAGTTTGGTGATCCACACGCTGAAGAAATTGCCGGGATGCTCGCGCGCTACACCAAATACAACGCCCGCCGTACTCCGGAAATGCTTTCACCGACGACCTACAGCATTGCAAATTATCGTGAGGCTGATCGTGTGGTGCAGGAGTACCAAGAACTCGCCACTCAGGCCAGATCCCTTTACGAACAACTCCCCGAAACCCATCGTTCTGCGTTTTTTCAGTTGGTGCTATTCCCGATTGAAGCATCTGCCAACCTGAACGAGATGTATGTTGCCGCAGGCAAGAATGCCTACTACGCAGAACGGGGTACGGCATCCGCCAACTATTACGCTGAAAAGGTGCGGACTTTGTTCGAGCGCGACGCAGAACTCACCCGCCAGTTTCACGAAGATCTCGAAGGTGGGAAGTGGAACCATATGATGTCCCAGACTCACATCGGATACACTTACTGGAACCATCCACCCCTGAACCGCATGCCCGCTGTATCATGGGTACAACTTGGTAAGCCAGCTGAACTTGGGTTTTTTGTAGAACATGGAGACCGTCCGCGCTGGGGATGGTTGGATGTGGAGGCCGATTGGAGTTTTAACCATGAACTACCTCTGTTCGACCGGATTCACAATCCGAGCTTCTACGTGGAGGTTTTCAATCGCGAGCAGGACTCCTTGACCTATGCGATCACTGCCCAAGAAGACTGGATTCAGCTGTCAAAAACGGGTGGCACGATCCAGTATGACGAAAAAGTCTATGTCAGCATCGACTGGGAGAAGGCACCAGCAGGTCGTCACACGGGAACGATCCTGCTCTCAGGTGAGGGTGCGGAATACATCGTGAACGTTCCCATTCGCAATGAATTGCCTGAAGCTGCCGGGTTTGTGGAGCAAAACGGAGTGGTCGTGATTGAGGCAGATCGCTACGACCAAGCGATCCAAACCGACGATGCCCAATGGATCACAGTTCCAAATCTCGGTCGCACAGGCTCTGCCATCACGATAGCTCCGTCCACCGCAGCAACGCGCACACCCGGCGAGGATGCCCCCTGCGTGGAATACACGTTTACCTTGCTGGATAAAGCCAAGATTCGCATCGATACCTTTGTTTCCCCAACACTCAATTTCCGCGCTGGCGACGGAATCCGCTACGCAATCGCTGTCAATGATGCACCTCCGCAGGTGATCAACAGCAACGAGGGTGAGGAACTGCCCGATTGGAAGTATGCCTCCTGGTGGATCCAGGCGGTCGGTGACCACATCAAGATCCATTCCTCCTCCCACTCGGAGTTGGAAGCCGGTATTCACACCTTAAAAGTGTGGATGGTGGATCCTGGCGTTGTCATCCAGCGATTTGTCATCGATGCGGGTGGATTGAAGCCGACCTACCTCGGCCCCCCAACCAGTTTGTGGTTGCCCCTCCCCAGCGAGGGTTGAGGACAGGTTGCGTGCAAAAAAAATCTGGGAGCACCCAACATGGACAAGTTGCCCTTGTGAGGGCTGAAGATGCGCAGATTATTCTTAGGATTTCGGTGGTTTCTCTGGGAAAATGCTTAGAATTTATCACATGGATCGGGTAAACTTCCCCATTCGTTAGGCGCGATTCAACCCCTGTTTTCCCAGAATTCCATGAAACTCCTGAACCTGAAAAAACTCATTTGCATTGTTACCCTTGCGGTGTTGACGACGGCGGGCTGCTTGCATGCCGAATCCGACCAGACCTCTCGTCAGCGCATGATCGTGCTGACCGACATTGAAGCGGATCCCGACGATGCTCAGACCCTGGTGCGGCTGCTGCTCTATTCGAATCAGATCGAACTCGAGGGCTTGATCGCAACCACTTCCATTCACCAGCGCTCCATGGTGGCACCCGAATCCATCCACCGCATCATCGATGCTTATGAGAAGGTGCAGGAAAACCTCGCCAAGCATGAACCAGGATTTCCAACAGCAGACAGGCTGCGTGAGCAGGTGAAAAACGGACTGCCCCTCTACGGCATGAACGCTGTGGGCGAGGATTTTGACTCTGAAGGCTCGGACTGGATCATTGAAGTGCTCGAGCGGGAGGATGAGCGTCCCCTTTGGGTGACGGTCTGGGGAGGCCCCAACACGCTCGCGCAGGCGCTGTACCGTCTGAAATCCACGCGAACGGAGGAGGAGCTGCAGCGCCTGATCGGCAAACTCAGGGTTTACACGATCTCGGATCAGGACGATTCTGGTCCATGGATGCGCGAGACGTTTCCAGATCTCTTCTACATCGTCAGTCCGGGCGGCTACGGTGCGGCCACCTGGACGGCGATCCATTCCGTTGTGGACGGTATTGATAACACCACGATCCGCAACGAATGGCTGGCTGAGCATGTCCAACAGGGTCACGGACCGCTGGGAGCCGAATATCCTGATGTTGCATACGGCATGGAAGGGGACACCCCCTCCTGGCTGAATCTGATCGCCAACGGATTGAGCGTTCCTGAGCGTCCCGACTGGGGTGGCTGGGGTGGACGCTACGAGTCCTATACCCCGAAGTTGGAGGATCTCAATCCCCAAGGGTTCACGGGCGGGGTGCCCGTTCTGCCCGAGACCCGCCCCATCTGGACGAATGCGGTCGATACCTACACACCACCAGTGACCGGGCAGTATGGTCGCTCTCGCAAGCCTGACGAACAATCCTTTTCTGGATATCGGGTGACGCTGTGGAGGTGGCGCGACGCGATCCAAAACGATTTTGCGGCACGCATGGACTGGTCCGTGAAATCGGTTGCCGATGCCAATCATGCACCAGTTCCAGCGCTCAACCACCCGTCTGAACTCACCGTGAGATCGGGTGCAGGGTTTCATCTGGACGCCAGACCCACGCGCGACCCCGACGGTGACAGTCTCACCTTCTATTGGTTCAACTATCCTGAAGCCGGAACCCTGAAGAATCAGCCGGTGAAGATCCAGAGCGCGGAGAATATGGCGAGAGTCTATGTCGTGGCACCGCAGGTCACTCAAACGGAAACCCTGCATTTCATTCTCGAGGTTACGGATCGAGCATCCCCCGCACTGACCCGCTATCAGCGTGTGATCGTCACCGTGCAACCTTAGAAGGGAATCGACGGAGGGATCGGCGTGGGATGGATTCAGCAAGCAGAACCCCTACAAAATGAGTGCGTCTCCGGTAGGGGTCGGGTTCACCCCGACCCGTTTGAGCTGGGAGAGCGGTTGCTGGAGGGGAACATGTGCAAGCGGTGAACGGGAATTGGCGAAGGAGTGAGCGCGGGGATGGATTCAGCAAGCTGAACCCCTACCAAAAGAGCGTGTTCCTTGTAGGGGTCGGGTTCACCCCGACCCAGTTGTGCCGGAACTACATCCGTTGTTAGCAATCAAGTTCGATGAGGTCGTTTACGGTTGGAGCCAGATTCCATTCAACGCGTGGAAATCGTCCATTGATGAGGAGAGATGCGAACTGGGGCCGAAACGCGGTGCTGCAATACCAGCCGGTCCATTCTTGATTTCGCGGAACCAGCCTTTTTTTGTAAGGATTCATGAACATGTAGAAGGCGAAAGACTCCAGCGATGCATCTGATCGTAGTTGATGATCAAAGAAGTTTCGTTGCCACCGCAAATGATTCATACCGACGGAGTGTTTGAGCTTTGTTTTCGCTTTTGAAATAACCCTTTGAAGCTCAAGTGTTTCTCCAAGTGAAAAGAGTAGATGGAGATGGTCGGGCATGATGGTTGCACAGTAGAGATTCCAGTCCTTGGATTTATGCATCTTAATCAACTCCCGAAGTCCCATTGTGTGCATTGTGTTGGTGTTAAATGCAGAGACCCTCTGGTGAGTGCAAAAGGTTACAAAGTAACGAGCGTGCGGAGTTGATACGCGTCCTTTGGAGAGCCTGCAAGTCTGCCGGTAGTGAGGAGAGGAAGAGGGCATACTCTGAAGGTGTCTTTAAAAAACGGATTCAGCAAGCTGAACCCCTACAATATGAGTGCGCCTCCGGTAGGGGTCGGGTTCACCCCGACCCGTTTGAGCTGGGAGAGCGGTTGCTGCAAGGGAACAGGTGCAAGCGGTGAACGGGAATGGACAGAGGAGTGCGCGCGCGGATGGATTCAGCAAGCTGAACCCCTACAAAAAGCGTGTTTCTGGTACGGAACCGACGCTCTCCTGCCAGCTAACGAAATCCAATGGAAATCAGAAGATCGTCCATCTTTTTCAGAAGCATGTGCATTCCGATGGCATGGAATCTGTGATAACATTTGAAGATCAGCCCTGTGATCCAGCGTTTACTGGTCTGAGATCACGGAACGTTTCTTTCATGTTTAACCCGTATCGCCATGTCTGTTACTGCCACATTGGAAACCCTGAATATCCCAACCTATGGATTGGGACAGCCTGAGAAAAATCCGGTCTTTTTCGAAAAACGTGTCTACCAGGGTTCGTGCGGCAAGGTGTATCCGATACCACTCATCGACAAGGTGGAACAGGATCATGCTCCGACACCTGTGCCGTACCAGGCGGCGCGACTGGAGAACGAATACCTGCGACTGGTGATGTTGCCCGAGATTGGGGGACGCATCTTTCTCGGGCAGGACAAGGCAAATCAGGACTACGATTTTTTCTACCGTCAGGATGTGATCAAACCCGCTCTCGTTGGCCTGGCGGGTCCCTGGATTTCCGGCGGAGTCGAATTCAACTGGCCGCAGCATCACCGACCGGGCACCTACCTGCCAACTGATGTGGCTATCGAAGCGGAAGCAGATGGGGTCTACACCGTGTGGATGAGTGAACACGATCCGCTGAACCGCCTGAAGGGCATGCACGGCATCCGCATCCGACCAGGCAGTTCCCTGATCGAACTTCGCGCCCGTCTTTACAACCGCACCGCGCATCACCACACCTTCCTCTGGTGGGCCAACGTAGCGGCGCGCGTGCATGAGCACTACCAGAGTTTTTTCCCAAGCGATGTGCACTATGTTGCCGATCATGCTGTTCGGGCAATGTCCTCGTTCCCGGTTGCCGATGGGGACTACTACGGCATCGATTATGGGAAACGTGCAGGGCAGAACGACCTGACCCGCTATGCAAACATCCCCGTGCCGACCAGCTACATGGTGTGCCAGACTCAATTTGATTTTTTCGGAGGATACGATCATGACGCCGGGGGTGGATTTGTGCACGTGGCAAACCGCCATATCAGTCCGGGCAAAAAACAATGGACTTGGGGCAATGACGAGTTTGGCTGGGCATGGGACCGCGAACTCACCGACACCAATGGCCCCTACATCGAGCTGATGGCTGGCGTATACACCGACAACCAACCCGACTTCAGTTACCTCGCACCCTATGAGACCAAGACCTTTTCCCAGTTCTGGTGGCCTTATCAGAAGCTGGGACCCGTGCAGCAGGCCAACAAGGATCTCGCCATTCGTATGGTTGTGGACGAGCACGGTGCGATTGATCTTGGGGTCGTTGCCTCTCGTCGTATGGACGACTTGAGGCTCCTGCTGCGTGAAGGGGATCAAATCATTCTGGAAACCCCCATTTCGGTGGCTCCCGACCAAGCCTGGCAGGCGCAATCGGGACTGCAGCTGACGGGTGATTCCGATGTGGCGCTGCATTGCCAGTTGGTGCAGAATGGAGACACCCTGCTTGAATATCGTCCCGTGCGAAGGGATACCCTGATGCGCGACCGTGAGCTGGCGACGGAACCCGCCATGCCCGAGGCGATGGCGTCGAGTGATGAGTTGTATTTCACAGGGGAACACCTGGAGCTGAACCGCCATCCGACGCGCTACCCCGAGCTGTACTGGGAGGAAGCCCTGCGGCGGGACCCGGACGACGTGCGCTGCCACATCGCACTTGGCAAACAAACGCTGCTGCGGGGGAGGTTTGATGCAGCATCCGCCCACCTGGAGGCGGCAGTGCGGCGCCTGACCGCGCGCCATCCAAATCCAGAGACCGGGGAAGCGCACTACTATCTCGGTCTCACACGACGCTATCAGGGGCACTTTGGCGAGGCTTATGAGCGGTTCTACAAAGCCACATGGGACTACTCCTTCCGGGCCTCAGCGCATTATGAACTGGCCTGCCTTGAACTTCGAAGGGGTACGGTATCGGGCGCGATTATGCACCTGGATTCCGCTCTCGAAACCAATGCCACCAGCAACAAAACCCAGGTGCTCCGGGCCATCTGCCTGCGCCGGTCCGAAGACAGGGTCGCGGCGAAGGCACAGTTGCAGCAACTGCTGGCGCTCGATCCGCTCGACCACTGGGCATTGGCGGAGTTGCATCGTCTCGACCACGGAACATGCAAACTGTCTGCGCTCAGTCGCAACGATGCGCAGACCGCGCTCGACATTGCATACGACTATGCGGATGCAGGGTGCATCGAAGAAGCGATTGAAGTGCTGGAGCATCACCACGCAGAAGCAGTGATTCCGGTGCAGGTTCCCAATCCGATGGAACGCAGTCCATTGACGCACTACACGCTCGCCTGGCTGCAGGCTGGGCTGGGAAACGAGGTGGCTGCATCTGCCACTCTGGAGCACGCCCGGGCACAGTCCGCCGACTACTGTTTCCCCTCGCGCCTGCATGAAATGGTCGTGCTGCAGTGGGCGCTGGACCAAGAGGGAGCTGATCGCAATGCCGCCTACGGATTGGGCAATTTTTATTATGACAAGAAGCGGCACGACGATGCGATTGCCGCCTGGGAACAGGCACGACAGGCGGACGATGCCTTCGCGCCCGTGCATCGCAATCTGGGCATTGCCTTTTGGAATGTGAGGCGGGATGCAGTGAAGGCACGCAAGAGTTACGAACAGGCCCTGAAGCGAAATCCGGCGGATTCACGCTACGTAGTGGAATACGTGCAGTTGTGTGAACGACTTGGCGATTCTGCAGCTTCCCGTCTGGCCTTTCTGGAGAACAAACGGGAGTTGGTGCTTGAGCGGGACGATGCCACCGTGGAACTCGCGTCGCTTTACAATCAAACGGAACAACCCAAGCGGGCACTCGATTTGCTGAACTCCCGCAGTTTTCACCCGTGGGAAGGGGGCGAAGGCAAAGTGCTGCGACAATACACAACGGCCCACCTGCAGATCGGTAGAGCAGCCTTGGAAGCGGGAGACGCAGTGAGTGCACTTGAGCATTTTGATCAGGCGATGGAAACTCCGGACAAGCTCGGTGAAAAATATCACCCCCTGCAGGCGAAAGCAGATGTGTCCTACTGGCAGGGAAAAGCGTTGCAAGCCCTTGGTGAACAGGAGCAGGCAAACGCCCGTTTCGAAGCGGCAGCGGCGGAATCCGGCGACTTTCTCGGTATGGCGGTAACGGCGTTTTCCGAACTCACCAGCTACAAGGCGCTTGCCTTGCGCGAACTCGGTCGGCATGGCGAAGCTGAGGCCATCGTCGAAGCCATGGCGATCTGGGCAAAGGCTGAGCTGAAGAAGCCGGCCAACATTGACTATTTTGCCACCTCGTTGCCAAATCTGCTGGTCTTTGAGCAGGATCTCGAAGCCAGCAAAAAGGAGCGCATGCAACACTTGCTGGAGTGGTGTGCTGCCTACCCCAATGCCGTTTGATCCCCGGAACAACGATCTTTCATCCAAGCCGTAGGGCCGGTGCTCGTCGCCGGCCGCAACACCCATGTTGTATTGCGCGAGTGCAGTCAGTACGAGCCCAAAATGTCCATTTGCTGCGCGCAACAGGTTTTTTGTGGGTGTTCCTTGAACCTGTTATGCTGGTTCTGGTTTTGTTTACTGA is from Puniceicoccaceae bacterium and encodes:
- a CDS encoding transposase, yielding MPSSSPHYRQTCRLSKGRVSTPHARYFVTFCTHQRVSAFNTNTMHTMGLRELIKMHKSKDWNLYCATIMPDHLHLLFSLGETLELQRVISKAKTKLKHSVGMNHLRWQRNFFDHQLRSDASLESFAFYMFMNPYKKRLVPRNQEWTGWYCSTAFRPQFASLLINGRFPRVEWNLAPTVNDLIELDC
- a CDS encoding glycosyl hydrolase 115 family protein; this encodes MISHSFQSTRSWFRLPGLTVIALFFLFLSKIHADPTGILSVSLRVDPAAGSDAFPLVAQGETATVWYDANDYKGVIRAIGDLQSDIERVTGLKPEVSDQLPVTRHPVIIGTVGMNATIDALIASGRLDGDALIGKWESFVISTVNQPEAGMDQALVIAGSDKRGTIYGIYELSRQIGVSPWYFWADVPIQQRDELHLRSGTFASGEPKVKYRGIFINDEAPALRRWVEQNFGAFNQEFYAHVFELILRCRGNYLWPAMWLPVAFNDDDPGNPQLADEYGIVMSTSHHEPMMRAHHEWERYGSGPWNYEENKEKLQEFWRGGIERMGNFESVVTMGMRGDGDEAMSEDTAVPLLKQIIADQRTILSEVLGKPAAEIPQVWALYKEVQDYYDKGMRVDDDILILFSDDNWGNIRFLPRPDDEVHPGGYGMYYHVDYVGAPTSYRWLNVTQNERLWEQMMLTWEAGVRDLWIVNVGDIKPMELPMSFFLDLAWDPEAITVDDLPAYYVHWAAQQFGDPHAEEIAGMLARYTKYNARRTPEMLSPTTYSIANYREADRVVQEYQELATQARSLYEQLPETHRSAFFQLVLFPIEASANLNEMYVAAGKNAYYAERGTASANYYAEKVRTLFERDAELTRQFHEDLEGGKWNHMMSQTHIGYTYWNHPPLNRMPAVSWVQLGKPAELGFFVEHGDRPRWGWLDVEADWSFNHELPLFDRIHNPSFYVEVFNREQDSLTYAITAQEDWIQLSKTGGTIQYDEKVYVSIDWEKAPAGRHTGTILLSGEGAEYIVNVPIRNELPEAAGFVEQNGVVVIEADRYDQAIQTDDAQWITVPNLGRTGSAITIAPSTAATRTPGEDAPCVEYTFTLLDKAKIRIDTFVSPTLNFRAGDGIRYAIAVNDAPPQVINSNEGEELPDWKYASWWIQAVGDHIKIHSSSHSELEAGIHTLKVWMVDPGVVIQRFVIDAGGLKPTYLGPPTSLWLPLPSEG
- a CDS encoding nucleoside hydrolase-like domain-containing protein: MKLLNLKKLICIVTLAVLTTAGCLHAESDQTSRQRMIVLTDIEADPDDAQTLVRLLLYSNQIELEGLIATTSIHQRSMVAPESIHRIIDAYEKVQENLAKHEPGFPTADRLREQVKNGLPLYGMNAVGEDFDSEGSDWIIEVLEREDERPLWVTVWGGPNTLAQALYRLKSTRTEEELQRLIGKLRVYTISDQDDSGPWMRETFPDLFYIVSPGGYGAATWTAIHSVVDGIDNTTIRNEWLAEHVQQGHGPLGAEYPDVAYGMEGDTPSWLNLIANGLSVPERPDWGGWGGRYESYTPKLEDLNPQGFTGGVPVLPETRPIWTNAVDTYTPPVTGQYGRSRKPDEQSFSGYRVTLWRWRDAIQNDFAARMDWSVKSVADANHAPVPALNHPSELTVRSGAGFHLDARPTRDPDGDSLTFYWFNYPEAGTLKNQPVKIQSAENMARVYVVAPQVTQTETLHFILEVTDRASPALTRYQRVIVTVQP
- a CDS encoding DUF5107 domain-containing protein; its protein translation is MSVTATLETLNIPTYGLGQPEKNPVFFEKRVYQGSCGKVYPIPLIDKVEQDHAPTPVPYQAARLENEYLRLVMLPEIGGRIFLGQDKANQDYDFFYRQDVIKPALVGLAGPWISGGVEFNWPQHHRPGTYLPTDVAIEAEADGVYTVWMSEHDPLNRLKGMHGIRIRPGSSLIELRARLYNRTAHHHTFLWWANVAARVHEHYQSFFPSDVHYVADHAVRAMSSFPVADGDYYGIDYGKRAGQNDLTRYANIPVPTSYMVCQTQFDFFGGYDHDAGGGFVHVANRHISPGKKQWTWGNDEFGWAWDRELTDTNGPYIELMAGVYTDNQPDFSYLAPYETKTFSQFWWPYQKLGPVQQANKDLAIRMVVDEHGAIDLGVVASRRMDDLRLLLREGDQIILETPISVAPDQAWQAQSGLQLTGDSDVALHCQLVQNGDTLLEYRPVRRDTLMRDRELATEPAMPEAMASSDELYFTGEHLELNRHPTRYPELYWEEALRRDPDDVRCHIALGKQTLLRGRFDAASAHLEAAVRRLTARHPNPETGEAHYYLGLTRRYQGHFGEAYERFYKATWDYSFRASAHYELACLELRRGTVSGAIMHLDSALETNATSNKTQVLRAICLRRSEDRVAAKAQLQQLLALDPLDHWALAELHRLDHGTCKLSALSRNDAQTALDIAYDYADAGCIEEAIEVLEHHHAEAVIPVQVPNPMERSPLTHYTLAWLQAGLGNEVAASATLEHARAQSADYCFPSRLHEMVVLQWALDQEGADRNAAYGLGNFYYDKKRHDDAIAAWEQARQADDAFAPVHRNLGIAFWNVRRDAVKARKSYEQALKRNPADSRYVVEYVQLCERLGDSAASRLAFLENKRELVLERDDATVELASLYNQTEQPKRALDLLNSRSFHPWEGGEGKVLRQYTTAHLQIGRAALEAGDAVSALEHFDQAMETPDKLGEKYHPLQAKADVSYWQGKALQALGEQEQANARFEAAAAESGDFLGMAVTAFSELTSYKALALRELGRHGEAEAIVEAMAIWAKAELKKPANIDYFATSLPNLLVFEQDLEASKKERMQHLLEWCAAYPNAV